GGCCTGGTGCAGGACCTGGCGATCACCACCGACAAGCAGATCATCCGCGCCATCCAGACCGCCATCTCGCTGTGGAAGAATGGCCTGGTGGACCCGGAACACGCGATCAAGCAGGCCAAGGATGAAGACGAGGCCCTGGCCGCCCGCGTGTACCGCAGCTACGTGGCCACGCTGCAGGCCTACCAGGCGGTGGACTTCGACGATTTGATCCGCCTGCCGGTGGAACTGTTTCGCAACAACGATCCGATCCGCGACAAGTGGCAGCGCCGCCTGCGCTACCTGCTCATGGACGAGTACCAGGACACCAATACTTGCCAGTACGAGCTGGTCAAGCTGCTGGTGACGGGGATTGGCAAAAAGCCCATGTTCACGGCTGTGGGCGACGACGACCAGGCCATCTACGCCTGGCGCGGCGCCTCGGTGGAAAACCTGAAGACGCTGGGGGAGGATTTTCCAGACCTGCGCGTGATCAAGCTGGAGCAGAACTACCGCTCCACCACGCGCATCCTGCAGGCCGCCAATGCGGTCATCGGCAACAACCCCAAGCTGTTTGAAAAGTCGCTGTGGTCGGAGCACGGCCTGGGCGAGCCAATCAAGGTACTGGGCATGCAGACCGACGAACAGGAAGCCGAGCAGATTGCCATCATGATTTCGGCCGACCATTTCCAGCGCAAGAACAAGTGGTCCGATTACGCCATCCTGTATCGCGGCAACCACCAGGCGCGCGTGATCGAACAGTCGCTGCGCAAGGAACGCATTCCGTACACCATTTCGGGCGGCCAGAGCTTTTTCGACAAGGCTGAAATCAAGGACATCATCAGCTACCTGCGCCTGATCGCCAACGATGGCGATGACCCGGCCTTCATTCGCGCCGTCACCACGCCCAAGCGCGGGGTCGGCATGGCCACACTGGAAGTGCTGGGTGCCTTTTCCAAGCAGTGGAACTGTTCGCTGTTTGAAGCGACCTTCAAGGGCGGCATCGAAGCGCTGCTGCCAGACCGCCAACTGCTGCCCCTGCGCGACTTCTGCAATTTCATCAATCAGCTCGAAGCGCGCGCCAGCCGCCCCGGTCCCTCCGGCAGCGGCGAGAATGCGGCCGCCGTACTGGACGACATGATGAAGGAGATCGCGTACGAGAGCTACCTGTACGACGTGTTCGAAGAGCGCGCCGCACAGAGCAAGTGGCAGAACGTGATGGAGTTCATCAACTGGCTCAAGGAGCGCGGCAACGGCGGCAAGGACAAGCAGGGCGAGGAAAAGAATCTGCTGGAGCTGACCCAGATGGTGGCCCTGATGAGCATGCTGGAAGGCCAGGACGAGGAGCCGGACGCGGTGCGCATGTCGACCCTGCACGCCTCCAAGGGCCTGGAATATCCGCATGTGTTCCTGGTGGGCGTGGAAGAAGGCATCCTGCCGCACAAGGGCGACCCGGACGCGCCGGTGGAGGTGATCGCCGCCCGCATCCAGGAAGAGCGGCGCCTGATGTATGTGGGCATCACCCGTGCCCAGCGCACCTTGCACCTGACCTGGTGCAAGAAGCGCAAGCGCGCGGGCGAACAAGTCCATTGCGATGTGTCGCGTTTCATCAAGGAGATGGAGCTCGATGTGGGCACCGCCGTGCCGACCGAGGCCGAAACCCTGTCCCCGAAAGACCGCCTGGCCAGCCTCAAGGCCCTGCTGTCCACGCCCAAATCTTAATTCAGCCAGGAGCTGCGCAGTGAACCAGGAAGACCGTTTCGTCGACATTGAAATCAAGCTCGCCTACCAGGAAGACCTGGTGGAAGCGCTCAACCAGATGGTGTATCAGCAAAGCCTGCGCATCGACCAGCTCGAAGCGCTGGTCAACAAGCTGGGCGAACACATTCGCAACAATGCCCAGGCCACGCCAGGCCTGCTCCTGAATGAGCGCCCGCCCCACTACTGATGTCCTGAAATGATCGAAACATGGCTGGCGCTGAGCGGACCATGCCGCTTTGCCCCGATACTATGGTGGCTGTTCTCCCCACTGCCAAGGAAACCGCCATGCAAAGCTGTCTGATTGTGATCGATGCTCAGGAATCGTTCCGCCACCGCCCCTACTACCATGCCGGCGCCATGGACGCCTACCTGGTGCACCAGAATGCCCTGATCGAGGGCTGCGTACAGCGCGGCGTGCCGGTCGCGCGCGTGCTGCACGTGGAGCCGGATGCGCCTGCCAATCCGTTTGCGCTCGCCTCCGGCCATGTGCGCCCGCTCGATGCTCTGGCGGCGTTTACGCCCGCCTTTGAGGCACACAAGAGCC
This region of Massilia sp. PAMC28688 genomic DNA includes:
- a CDS encoding UvrD-helicase domain-containing protein, with the protein product MSSTPKFGLNAPQSEAVLYLDGPCLVLAGAGSGKTRVITQKIAHLIEDRGYDPRTIAALTFTNKAALEMQERIAKLLKQPRQAKQLTVSTFHSLGVKILRQEAAGVGLKDRFSIMDSDDCYGLVQDLAITTDKQIIRAIQTAISLWKNGLVDPEHAIKQAKDEDEALAARVYRSYVATLQAYQAVDFDDLIRLPVELFRNNDPIRDKWQRRLRYLLMDEYQDTNTCQYELVKLLVTGIGKKPMFTAVGDDDQAIYAWRGASVENLKTLGEDFPDLRVIKLEQNYRSTTRILQAANAVIGNNPKLFEKSLWSEHGLGEPIKVLGMQTDEQEAEQIAIMISADHFQRKNKWSDYAILYRGNHQARVIEQSLRKERIPYTISGGQSFFDKAEIKDIISYLRLIANDGDDPAFIRAVTTPKRGVGMATLEVLGAFSKQWNCSLFEATFKGGIEALLPDRQLLPLRDFCNFINQLEARASRPGPSGSGENAAAVLDDMMKEIAYESYLYDVFEERAAQSKWQNVMEFINWLKERGNGGKDKQGEEKNLLELTQMVALMSMLEGQDEEPDAVRMSTLHASKGLEYPHVFLVGVEEGILPHKGDPDAPVEVIAARIQEERRLMYVGITRAQRTLHLTWCKKRKRAGEQVHCDVSRFIKEMELDVGTAVPTEAETLSPKDRLASLKALLSTPKS
- a CDS encoding SlyX family protein — its product is MNQEDRFVDIEIKLAYQEDLVEALNQMVYQQSLRIDQLEALVNKLGEHIRNNAQATPGLLLNERPPHY